In Spirochaetaceae bacterium, the genomic stretch GAGAACTTAACAATGGCGGAGAACGAAGATTACGAAGAAATTTTTGCCGAAGATTTAGACGATTTTGATGACGAGCTGGAATACGATGTAGATGACGACTACGCTATATACGACGATGATGAAGATTTTGATGATTTAGAAGATTAAAAAAACTAGACAGCCGCCATTAAGCGTGCTATAATATGTTATGAGCATCATTTTAATTTTAGGCGGCGGAGCCATGCAGCTGCCGGCCATTACGGCGGCTAAAGAGTTGGGCTACACGGTGGCGGTGGCCGATGGCAGCGCTGCTGTACCCGGCGCTAAAACGGCCGATATTTTTGAGGCGATAGATTTAAAAGAGCAACAACTGCTGTTAGATTATGCTCAAAGATTAAATAAAGAAGGCCAAGTGGCCGCTGTTTTTACGGCCGCTACCGATTTTTCGGCCAATGTAGCCTACTTAAACGAGCAACTGGGCCTAAAAGGCCACAGTTATGAAGCTGCCCTAAATGCCACTAACAAAGTACGCATGCGAAAGACGTTGGTTAATGCCGGCGTTAACTGCCCGAACTTTACTTTTTATCGGGCCGGCGACCCGCTGGAGCCGCTCTTAGCCGCTATTAATAAGTGGGGTAATCACTTTAATGTGGTGGTAAAACCGGTGGATAATATGGGTGCGCGCGGCGTTATGCAAGTAACGGCCCCGCAGCAACTGGCCGCCGCCTTAACGAACGCTTTGGCCTACAGCCCCAGCGGCGAGGCGATTATTGAAGAATTTATTGACGGCTTCGAGTTTAGTATCGATTCACTTATTTTTGATGATGAACATATTATCTGCGGTATCGCCGACCGGCATATTTACTTTCCGCCCTACTTTATCGAAATGGGGCACACTATGCCCTCTAACTTTCCGGCCGAAAGCTTAAAGCTGGTGCTTAACGAATTTAAAAAAGCCTGCCGGGCGCTTGGTTTAAGCTGGGGCGCCGCCAAAGGCGATATGAAACTTAACAGCAAAGGCCGGGCAGTGGTAGGCGAGATAGCGGCTAGATTGTCGGGCGGGTATATGTCGGGCTTTACTTACCCCTTAAGCAGCGGCGTTAATTTAACTAAAGAAACTTTACGCTTAGCGCTTGGTGAAACCAACTTAAATTTAACCCCTACGCAGCAGTTAGTTTGCGCCGAGCGAGCGTTTATTTCGATACCCGGTGAGGTAATAAGCATAGAAGAGCTGGATAACCCGCGCCAAACGGCCGGCTTTCAGCAACTATTTATGCGGGCCGAAGTAGGCAAAAGGTTGGTTTTTCCGCGTAATAATGTCGAAAAAGCCGGTAACGTGCTGTGCACCGCCGATAGTTACGACAAAGCCATCAGCCGGGCCGATAAGGTACGTAAAGCCATCTTTATTAGGCTTAAAGCCGGCGATGACGAAACTAAAGAGTTTTTACAAAGTGATGAAGGTTTGTCATCGGCTTTTGTAGACGGCCTAGATTATAACGGCTTAAGCCAAGACGAAGTGGCCGTATATTTTAAAAAAATAACCGGCGGCGATATAAATAGCTTAATAACTGACGATAATTTTAACAAGGCCTTAACAAAAGGCAGCTTACAAGGAGCAGTTTGGTACTTTGATAGCTTTAAAAGCTAAATTAATTATAGCAAGTTATTTACTATTGGCTACCGGTTTAGCCGCCCAGCAGCGCACCTTGCAAAGCCTGCTGGAAGCCACAGAGGCGCAGTTTTTTTGGGACAGCAGCCGCAGTATCGGTTTGCTTTTTAAGGCCGGACGGACGGTAACTATTAACACCGAAGCCGGTTTTATGTTGCTTAACGGCCAAAATAGCCGGGCCGGTATCTCTTGGCAAGACGGCGGCTTAGTTTTTGATGCCGCCACCGCTATGCGTATAGAAAGATTTTTACTTAATCTTAGCCAACATCGGGTAAGCGTTATTTTAATTGATGCCGGGCACGGCGGGCGCGACCCCGGTGCCATCGGCCGCCACCCCGGTTTTAATGTTTACGAAAAAGACGTTACCTTAGCCATCGCCCTCGAGCTGGCACGGCTGTTACGGGCACGCTTTCCCGACAAACAAATTTTGCTCACCCGCAATGACGACCGTTTTATCTCGCTGGAAGACCGTATCGAAATAGCCAACCGCAACGCCGGCCGGCTGGCCGAAGGCGAAACCGAAATTTATATTTCTATCCACGCTAACGCCGCCTTTAACCGCGAGGCGCGCGGCTTTGAGGTGTGGCGGCTGCCCGATAGCACTATTAGGCATAACTTAGTAAATGACGATAATTTAGACCCGCAAACCCGGCAGGCCATCAGTATGGTGCGCAACGCCGAATTTTTGGCCGAAAGCCAAATCTTAACGGCTCATCTGCTAAGGGCAATGGAAGATGATTTAGGTAATGACACTTTAAATAGGGGTGAGCGCGTTGAAGAATGGTTTGTGGTACGCGGCGCCAATATGGCGGCCGTACTGGTAGAGGTGGGTTTTGTCAGTAATTATGAAGAAGCGCGGCGTTTAAATGACCCCACCCACTTGAATTTAATAGCCCGTTCGCTTTATACTGGGTTGGTAAATTTTGTTAGTTACTTTGAGGAATAACAGGTTCATAAATGAAAAAAAAGATGATTATCGGGGCTGTGTTTAGCTTACTTTTTTTGTTATTTTTAGGTATAAGCTTAGTTTTTATGGGCAGCAATACCGAAATTAATAGAAGGGTGTTGTTTTTTTACAACGATGTTAATGGGCAAATAGTTGGTAATGCAATAGGTA encodes the following:
- a CDS encoding ATP-grasp domain-containing protein, whose product is MSIILILGGGAMQLPAITAAKELGYTVAVADGSAAVPGAKTADIFEAIDLKEQQLLLDYAQRLNKEGQVAAVFTAATDFSANVAYLNEQLGLKGHSYEAALNATNKVRMRKTLVNAGVNCPNFTFYRAGDPLEPLLAAINKWGNHFNVVVKPVDNMGARGVMQVTAPQQLAAALTNALAYSPSGEAIIEEFIDGFEFSIDSLIFDDEHIICGIADRHIYFPPYFIEMGHTMPSNFPAESLKLVLNEFKKACRALGLSWGAAKGDMKLNSKGRAVVGEIAARLSGGYMSGFTYPLSSGVNLTKETLRLALGETNLNLTPTQQLVCAERAFISIPGEVISIEELDNPRQTAGFQQLFMRAEVGKRLVFPRNNVEKAGNVLCTADSYDKAISRADKVRKAIFIRLKAGDDETKEFLQSDEGLSSAFVDGLDYNGLSQDEVAVYFKKITGGDINSLITDDNFNKALTKGSLQGAVWYFDSFKS
- a CDS encoding N-acetylmuramoyl-L-alanine amidase; this encodes MIALKAKLIIASYLLLATGLAAQQRTLQSLLEATEAQFFWDSSRSIGLLFKAGRTVTINTEAGFMLLNGQNSRAGISWQDGGLVFDAATAMRIERFLLNLSQHRVSVILIDAGHGGRDPGAIGRHPGFNVYEKDVTLAIALELARLLRARFPDKQILLTRNDDRFISLEDRIEIANRNAGRLAEGETEIYISIHANAAFNREARGFEVWRLPDSTIRHNLVNDDNLDPQTRQAISMVRNAEFLAESQILTAHLLRAMEDDLGNDTLNRGERVEEWFVVRGANMAAVLVEVGFVSNYEEARRLNDPTHLNLIARSLYTGLVNFVSYFEE